From a region of the Rathayibacter sp. VKM Ac-2804 genome:
- a CDS encoding adenylosuccinate synthase gives MPAIVITGAQWGDEGKGRATDLLGSRVDYVVKFNGGNNAGHTVVVGDEKYALHLLPSGILTPGVVPVIANGVVVDIEVLFHELEALSARGVDVSKLLVSANAHVITSYHRTLDKVTERFLGKRQIGTTGRGIGPAYADKINRVGIRIQDLFDENILRQKIEGALDQKNHLLVKVYNRRAILVEQVMEDLLQYTERLRPMVADTSLVLARALDAGKTVLFEAGQATMLDVDHGTYPFVTSSNATSGGAATGSGVAPNRIERVIAVIKAYTTRVGAGPFPTELFDEWGEYLRKQGFEFGTTTGRPRRCGWYDAPIARYSARINGVTDFVLTKLDVLSGLETIPVCVAYEVDGVRHDEVPVSQSDFHHAKPIYEEFPGWQEDITGCREFADLPQAAQDYVRALEAMSGARFSAIGVGPEREQVVVLHDLLD, from the coding sequence ATGCCAGCAATCGTCATCACCGGCGCCCAGTGGGGCGACGAGGGCAAGGGACGCGCGACCGACCTGCTCGGCAGCCGCGTCGACTACGTCGTCAAGTTCAACGGCGGCAACAACGCCGGCCACACCGTCGTCGTCGGCGACGAGAAGTACGCCCTGCACCTGCTGCCCTCGGGCATCCTGACGCCGGGCGTCGTGCCCGTCATCGCGAACGGCGTCGTCGTCGACATCGAGGTGCTCTTCCACGAGCTCGAGGCGCTGAGCGCCCGCGGCGTCGACGTCTCGAAGCTGCTCGTCAGCGCCAACGCGCACGTGATCACCAGCTACCACCGCACCCTCGACAAGGTGACGGAGCGCTTCCTCGGCAAGCGCCAGATCGGCACCACCGGCCGCGGCATCGGCCCGGCCTACGCCGACAAGATCAACCGCGTCGGCATCCGGATCCAGGACCTCTTCGACGAGAACATCCTCCGGCAGAAGATCGAGGGCGCCCTCGACCAGAAGAACCACCTGCTGGTGAAGGTGTACAACCGCCGCGCGATCCTGGTCGAGCAGGTCATGGAGGACCTGCTGCAGTACACGGAGCGCCTGCGCCCGATGGTCGCGGACACCTCGCTGGTGCTCGCCCGGGCGCTCGACGCCGGCAAGACCGTGCTCTTCGAGGCCGGCCAGGCCACGATGCTCGACGTCGACCACGGCACCTACCCGTTCGTCACCTCCTCCAACGCGACCTCGGGCGGCGCGGCCACCGGCTCAGGAGTGGCGCCCAACCGCATCGAGCGCGTCATCGCGGTCATCAAGGCGTACACGACCCGAGTCGGCGCCGGCCCGTTCCCGACCGAGCTGTTCGACGAGTGGGGCGAGTACCTGCGCAAGCAGGGCTTCGAGTTCGGCACCACCACCGGCCGCCCGCGCCGCTGCGGCTGGTACGACGCCCCGATCGCCCGCTACTCCGCGCGGATCAACGGCGTCACCGACTTCGTGCTGACCAAGCTCGACGTGCTCTCGGGCCTGGAGACCATCCCGGTCTGCGTCGCCTACGAGGTCGACGGCGTGCGCCACGACGAGGTCCCCGTCTCGCAGAGCGACTTCCACCACGCGAAGCCGATCTACGAGGAGTTCCCCGGCTGGCAGGAGGACATCACGGGCTGCCGCGAGTTCGCCGACCTGCCGCAGGCCGCGCAGGACTACGTCCGCGCCCTCGAGGCGATGAGCGGCGCCCGCTTCTCCGCGATCGGCGTCGGGCCGGAGCGCGAGCAGGTCGTCGTCCTGCACGACCTCCTCGACTGA
- a CDS encoding 5'-nucleotidase C-terminal domain-containing protein — MRTLRAASLLAVVALGAATAAPLASAAPLDDGVELTLVSTTDTHGHVYNWDYFANAPYEGEDTLGLTRVATEVDRLRAEKGDDSVLVFDNGDAIQGTPLTYYYGLGDGAAGVLSGETTHPMATAFNTIGYDAQVVGNHEFNYGLDMLSAYEGDLNAPLLGANVVDVATGEPYQKPYTVIEREIDGQTVRVGVLGLVTPGVRVWDKQYVDGVLEFRDMVETAKEWVPKVQAEADVVVVLAHTGQGTVPDAEYDPADLNEDVVNNIATQVPGIDVVVAGHSHQDVPETLYTNVAGEQVLVTQPYFWTQGLTEVTLNLVKDAAGDLQVDWTEGSAPVVTPVYARDIAEESAAVVDALAEPHATTIEYVNTPVAESLEELSAETSRYEDTPIIDFINNVQAETVDAALEGTEWADVPVISQASPFSRTAVFPKGQVTIRDLAGLYIYENTLRGVEMTGAEVRAYLEYSARYFNQVAPGAPFDPATGTNAITADRPTGIPDYNYDALSGLDYVIDISQPAGSRIRDLAQLDGTPVADDDRFVMAVNNYRQSGGGAYPAVAAAPLVYDERLEIRQLLIDWASARGVIDQADFSDENWSLTSVAAEVPAEPGTPGQPGTPEPGQPEPTEQPTATPVPLPSATPVPVAGGSHSGPLADTGVDAASYAGGAALLLLAGIALTVLRRRRSASHSE, encoded by the coding sequence ATGCGCACACTCCGCGCCGCAAGCCTCCTCGCCGTCGTCGCGCTCGGGGCGGCCACCGCCGCTCCCCTCGCGAGCGCGGCCCCCCTCGACGACGGCGTCGAGCTCACCCTGGTGTCGACGACCGACACGCACGGGCACGTCTACAACTGGGACTACTTCGCGAACGCGCCCTACGAGGGCGAGGACACGCTGGGCCTCACCCGCGTCGCGACCGAGGTCGACCGCCTCCGCGCCGAGAAGGGCGACGACTCCGTCCTCGTCTTCGACAATGGCGACGCGATCCAGGGCACGCCCCTCACCTACTACTACGGCCTCGGCGACGGCGCCGCGGGCGTCCTCTCGGGCGAGACGACGCACCCGATGGCCACCGCGTTCAACACCATCGGCTACGACGCGCAGGTCGTCGGCAACCACGAGTTCAACTACGGCCTCGACATGCTGAGCGCCTACGAGGGCGATCTGAACGCCCCGCTGCTCGGCGCCAACGTCGTCGACGTCGCCACCGGCGAGCCGTATCAGAAGCCGTACACCGTCATCGAGCGCGAGATCGACGGCCAGACCGTGCGGGTCGGCGTGCTCGGCCTGGTCACGCCCGGCGTCCGCGTCTGGGACAAGCAGTACGTCGACGGCGTGCTCGAGTTCCGCGACATGGTCGAGACCGCGAAGGAGTGGGTCCCGAAGGTCCAGGCCGAGGCCGACGTGGTCGTCGTCCTCGCGCACACCGGCCAGGGCACCGTCCCGGACGCCGAGTACGACCCGGCCGACCTCAACGAGGACGTCGTCAACAACATCGCGACGCAGGTCCCCGGCATCGACGTGGTCGTCGCCGGCCACAGCCACCAGGACGTCCCCGAGACGCTCTACACGAACGTCGCCGGCGAGCAGGTCCTCGTCACCCAGCCGTACTTCTGGACGCAGGGGCTCACCGAGGTGACCCTGAACCTGGTGAAGGACGCCGCGGGCGACCTGCAGGTCGACTGGACCGAGGGCAGCGCGCCCGTCGTGACGCCGGTCTACGCGCGCGACATCGCCGAGGAGTCGGCCGCCGTGGTCGACGCCCTCGCCGAGCCGCACGCGACCACGATCGAGTACGTGAACACCCCGGTGGCGGAGTCGCTCGAGGAGCTCTCGGCCGAGACCTCGCGCTACGAGGACACCCCGATCATCGACTTCATCAACAACGTCCAGGCCGAGACGGTCGATGCGGCCCTCGAGGGCACGGAGTGGGCCGACGTCCCGGTCATCTCGCAGGCGTCGCCGTTCTCGCGCACCGCGGTCTTCCCGAAGGGGCAGGTCACGATCCGCGACCTCGCCGGTCTGTACATCTACGAGAACACCCTCCGGGGCGTCGAGATGACGGGCGCGGAGGTGCGCGCGTACCTCGAGTACTCGGCCCGCTACTTCAACCAGGTCGCCCCGGGCGCTCCGTTCGACCCGGCCACGGGCACCAACGCGATCACCGCGGACCGCCCCACGGGCATCCCGGACTACAACTACGACGCGCTCTCGGGCCTCGACTACGTGATCGACATCTCGCAGCCGGCCGGCTCACGGATCCGCGACCTGGCGCAGCTCGACGGCACCCCCGTCGCGGACGACGACCGCTTCGTGATGGCCGTCAACAACTACCGGCAGAGCGGCGGCGGGGCCTACCCGGCCGTCGCCGCGGCGCCTCTCGTCTACGACGAGCGGCTCGAGATCCGGCAGCTGCTGATCGACTGGGCGAGCGCGCGCGGCGTGATCGACCAGGCGGACTTCTCCGACGAGAACTGGTCGCTGACGTCGGTCGCGGCCGAGGTCCCGGCCGAGCCCGGGACGCCCGGCCAGCCCGGCACGCCCGAGCCCGGCCAGCCGGAGCCGACCGAGCAGCCGACGGCCACCCCGGTGCCGCTGCCCTCCGCCACGCCCGTCCCCGTCGCCGGGGGCTCGCACTCCGGACCGCTCGCGGACACCGGCGTCGACGCGGCCTCCTACGCAGGAGGCGCCGCCCTGCTGCTGCTCGCCGGCATCGCGCTGACGGTGCTGCGCCGCCGCCGCTCCGCCTCGCACTCGGAGTAG
- a CDS encoding DoxX family membrane protein, whose product MTLPRTIARVLLGLVLVLAGTGHLTFARQSFQAQVPPWLPFDADFVVLASGVVEIALGLALLLVRRRRVLVGIVVAAFFVAVFPGNVSQLVTRTPAFGLETDAARAIRLVFQPLLVLWALWSTGVLAAWNARRRRPRE is encoded by the coding sequence ATGACCCTCCCGCGCACGATCGCCCGCGTCCTCCTGGGCCTCGTGCTCGTGCTCGCGGGGACGGGGCACCTGACCTTCGCGCGGCAGTCCTTCCAGGCGCAGGTGCCGCCGTGGCTGCCGTTCGATGCGGACTTCGTCGTCCTGGCGTCCGGTGTCGTCGAGATCGCGCTCGGGCTCGCGCTGCTGCTGGTGCGGCGCCGGCGGGTGCTGGTGGGGATCGTGGTCGCCGCGTTCTTCGTGGCGGTGTTCCCGGGCAACGTCTCGCAGCTCGTCACCCGGACCCCGGCCTTCGGCCTCGAGACCGATGCGGCGCGCGCGATCCGGCTGGTCTTCCAGCCGCTGCTCGTGCTCTGGGCGCTGTGGTCCACGGGCGTGCTCGCGGCCTGGAACGCGAGACGGCGCCGCCCTCGGGAGTGA
- a CDS encoding HAD-IIB family hydrolase: MSTLPRLMAFDLDDTLAASKSPVDPVMADLFVKLLQATEVCIISGGQIGQFRMQVLDRLEGADPAVLAKLHLMPTCGTQYYRYENGDWAQIYAENLTDDEKSRALAAVEEKAKELGYWESETWGPILEDRDSQITFSALGQAAPVPVKQAWDPTGEKKNTLREAVQAVLPDLEVRSGGSTSVDITRKGIDKAYGMNKLTELTGIPLDEMIFVGDRLDPDGNDYPVKAMGVETFAVEGWHDTAAYLRSYGL, encoded by the coding sequence ATGAGCACCCTGCCCCGCCTGATGGCCTTCGACCTCGACGACACCCTCGCCGCCTCGAAGTCCCCCGTGGACCCGGTGATGGCCGACCTCTTCGTCAAGCTGCTGCAGGCGACCGAGGTGTGCATCATCTCCGGCGGCCAGATCGGCCAGTTCCGGATGCAGGTGCTCGACCGCCTCGAGGGCGCCGACCCCGCCGTGCTGGCGAAGCTGCACCTGATGCCCACCTGCGGCACGCAGTACTACCGCTACGAGAACGGCGACTGGGCGCAGATCTACGCCGAGAACCTCACCGACGACGAGAAGTCGCGCGCGCTCGCCGCCGTCGAGGAGAAGGCCAAGGAGCTCGGCTACTGGGAGTCCGAGACCTGGGGACCGATCCTCGAGGACCGCGACTCGCAGATCACCTTCTCCGCCCTCGGCCAGGCCGCTCCCGTGCCGGTCAAGCAGGCCTGGGACCCCACCGGCGAGAAGAAGAACACCCTCCGCGAGGCCGTCCAGGCCGTGCTGCCCGACCTCGAGGTCCGCTCCGGCGGCTCCACCTCGGTCGACATCACCCGCAAGGGCATCGACAAGGCCTACGGGATGAACAAGCTCACCGAGCTCACCGGCATCCCCCTCGACGAGATGATCTTCGTCGGCGACCGCCTCGACCCCGACGGCAACGACTACCCCGTCAAGGCGATGGGCGTCGAGACCTTCGCCGTCGAGGGCTGGCACGACACCGCCGCGTACCTCCGCTCCTACGGCCTGTAG
- a CDS encoding MmcQ/YjbR family DNA-binding protein codes for MDTAALESFLADLPGAGASFPFGPETRVWKVEGKVFALEMERFGRPVVSVKALPENVVHLVAGVDGIEPGYHLNKKHWVTVDAGGRVEEGLVQELLAESHAIIVAKLPRRLRLALDGTATGSLTEDA; via the coding sequence GTGGACACCGCCGCGCTCGAGTCCTTCCTCGCCGACCTGCCGGGAGCGGGCGCGAGCTTCCCCTTCGGCCCGGAGACCCGGGTGTGGAAGGTCGAGGGCAAGGTCTTCGCGCTCGAGATGGAGCGGTTCGGCCGGCCTGTCGTCAGCGTCAAGGCGCTGCCCGAGAACGTCGTGCACCTCGTCGCGGGCGTCGACGGCATCGAGCCCGGCTACCACCTCAACAAGAAGCACTGGGTGACCGTCGACGCCGGCGGCCGGGTCGAGGAGGGCCTCGTGCAGGAGCTGCTCGCGGAGTCGCACGCGATCATCGTCGCCAAGCTGCCCCGCCGCCTCCGCCTCGCCCTCGACGGCACCGCCACCGGCTCCCTCACCGAGGACGCCTGA
- a CDS encoding MFS transporter produces MPDPTTTSTSALSRATGRYARAFALPGSLAFSSAGWLGRFPKGSLAIGVLVLVSAQSGSYALGGAVSGALTLALAVTGPLWSRVMDRWGQRRALALSLPVLVAASLGLVAAVLLGAPVWTWFALGILAGAAVLDVGSAVRSRWSAATTDPALRHTAYSVESVADEAAFVVAPPIVTLLASLVHPAAGVLVGLGIGVAGGVALLVQTGTQPALAPVRSAASPTRERLPLGLVGIVAVFATIGGVFGSFNVAAIATAEASGAGAASGLLLSAYSIGSVLTGVVVGAARLPGGPRSRFLVAGAVFGAVVPVLVLAGSLPALIALAFVSGLATSPLLITGSSLVESIAPRSRLTEALAWPPTGIALGATGGSTLSGLAVEALGPQSGFLVTAGSAALGALLTLVTVLLLRRRA; encoded by the coding sequence ATGCCAGACCCCACGACCACCTCGACCTCCGCTCTGAGCCGTGCGACCGGGAGGTACGCGCGGGCGTTCGCCCTCCCGGGGTCGCTCGCCTTCTCCTCGGCCGGCTGGCTCGGCCGCTTCCCCAAGGGCAGCCTCGCGATCGGGGTCCTCGTCCTCGTGTCCGCGCAGTCGGGCAGCTACGCGCTCGGCGGCGCGGTGTCGGGTGCGCTGACCCTCGCTCTCGCCGTGACCGGGCCGCTCTGGTCGCGGGTGATGGACAGGTGGGGGCAGCGCCGCGCGCTCGCGCTGTCGCTCCCCGTGCTCGTCGCCGCCTCGCTCGGGCTCGTCGCCGCCGTGCTGCTGGGCGCCCCCGTCTGGACCTGGTTCGCGCTCGGGATCCTCGCCGGTGCGGCCGTCCTCGACGTCGGCTCGGCGGTCCGCTCGCGCTGGAGCGCCGCGACGACGGACCCGGCTCTCCGCCACACTGCCTACTCGGTCGAGTCCGTGGCGGACGAGGCGGCCTTCGTCGTCGCACCCCCGATCGTCACGCTGCTCGCCTCGCTCGTGCACCCGGCGGCCGGCGTCCTTGTCGGGCTCGGGATCGGCGTGGCCGGCGGCGTCGCGCTGCTCGTGCAGACGGGGACGCAGCCGGCGCTCGCTCCGGTGCGCTCGGCCGCGTCGCCCACGCGGGAGCGGCTGCCGCTCGGGCTGGTCGGCATCGTCGCGGTGTTCGCGACCATCGGCGGGGTCTTCGGATCGTTCAACGTCGCCGCGATCGCGACGGCGGAAGCGTCCGGTGCGGGTGCCGCGTCGGGACTGCTGCTCTCCGCTTACAGCATCGGCAGCGTGCTGACCGGGGTGGTCGTGGGCGCGGCGCGCCTGCCCGGCGGTCCGCGCTCGAGGTTCCTAGTGGCGGGCGCCGTCTTCGGAGCGGTCGTGCCGGTGCTCGTGCTCGCCGGCTCGCTGCCCGCGCTGATCGCGCTGGCCTTCGTCTCCGGACTCGCGACGTCGCCGCTGCTGATCACCGGCTCCAGCCTCGTCGAGTCGATCGCCCCGCGCAGCCGCCTCACGGAGGCGCTCGCCTGGCCGCCGACGGGCATCGCCCTCGGCGCCACCGGCGGCTCCACCCTGAGCGGCCTCGCCGTCGAGGCCCTCGGCCCGCAGTCCGGCTTCCTGGTCACCGCCGGCTCGGCCGCCCTCGGCGCGCTGCTGACCCTCGTGACGGTCCTGCTCCTGCGCCGCCGCGCCTGA
- a CDS encoding DUF3151 domain-containing protein, which yields MNGENLLGPEPTLLPDEPAVTAALAKHANPGAVEFAALAAAYPRSPLAWALLADSVWGIDAALPSYAYARVGYHRGLDLLRTAGWRGQGPIPWRHGPNRGFLLALYALRRAAESIGETDEVARLTGFLEQADPAAIPEIERYHEDALPPTAAIVILGAD from the coding sequence ATGAATGGCGAGAACCTGCTGGGCCCCGAACCGACCCTCCTCCCGGACGAGCCCGCGGTCACCGCGGCCCTCGCCAAGCACGCGAACCCGGGAGCCGTCGAGTTCGCCGCGCTCGCCGCCGCGTACCCGCGCTCCCCGCTCGCGTGGGCGCTCCTCGCCGACAGCGTCTGGGGGATCGACGCCGCGCTGCCGTCCTACGCCTACGCGCGCGTCGGCTACCACCGCGGCCTCGACCTCCTGCGCACGGCCGGCTGGCGCGGACAGGGCCCGATCCCGTGGCGCCACGGACCCAACCGCGGCTTCCTGCTCGCCCTTTACGCCCTCCGCCGTGCCGCCGAGTCCATCGGCGAGACCGACGAGGTCGCGCGCCTCACCGGCTTCCTCGAGCAGGCCGACCCGGCCGCCATCCCGGAGATCGAGCGCTATCACGAGGACGCGCTGCCTCCGACGGCCGCCATCGTCATCTTGGGCGCGGACTGA
- a CDS encoding HAD-IIA family hydrolase, with translation MATKRSEVEAWLTDMDGVLVHENQALPGAPELIQEWTDAGTPFLVLTNNSIFTPRDLAARLRASGLHVPEERIWTSALATADFCASQMPGGSAFVIGEAGITTALHEAGFIMTETAPDYVVVGETRNYSFEAITKAIRLIVGGARFIVTNPDATGPSAEGVMPATGAIAALITKATGKDPYVVGKPNPMMFRSAMNKIGAHSENTGMIGDRMDTDIVAGIEAGLHTVLVLTGISDRAEMDRYPFRPDEVLTGVHELLSTDPYESEFPPDDQIL, from the coding sequence ATGGCGACGAAGCGCAGCGAGGTCGAGGCCTGGCTCACGGACATGGACGGCGTGCTGGTGCACGAGAACCAGGCGCTCCCCGGCGCGCCCGAGCTGATCCAGGAGTGGACCGATGCCGGGACGCCGTTCCTGGTGCTCACGAACAACTCGATCTTCACGCCGCGCGATCTCGCGGCGCGGCTGCGGGCGTCGGGGCTGCACGTGCCCGAGGAGCGGATCTGGACGAGCGCCCTCGCGACCGCCGACTTCTGCGCGTCGCAGATGCCGGGCGGCAGCGCCTTCGTGATCGGCGAGGCCGGCATCACCACGGCCCTGCACGAGGCCGGCTTCATCATGACCGAGACGGCGCCGGACTACGTCGTCGTCGGCGAGACCCGCAACTACAGCTTCGAGGCGATCACGAAGGCGATCCGCCTCATCGTCGGCGGCGCCCGCTTCATCGTGACGAACCCCGACGCGACCGGCCCGAGCGCCGAGGGCGTCATGCCCGCGACGGGCGCGATCGCCGCGCTGATCACGAAGGCCACCGGCAAGGACCCGTACGTGGTCGGCAAGCCGAACCCGATGATGTTCCGCTCGGCGATGAACAAGATCGGCGCGCACAGCGAGAACACCGGCATGATCGGCGACCGGATGGACACCGACATCGTCGCCGGCATCGAGGCGGGACTGCACACCGTCCTCGTCCTCACCGGCATCAGCGACCGGGCCGAGATGGACCGCTACCCGTTCCGCCCCGACGAGGTCCTGACCGGCGTGCACGAGCTGCTCTCGACCGACCCGTACGAGTCGGAGTTCCCGCCGGACGACCAGATCCTCTGA
- a CDS encoding TrmH family RNA methyltransferase — translation MDEAGPSASLEATTNGVGPWVGPHPDDDRLDPELLEHGDSRNVVDRFRYWRMEAIVAELDATRHPFHVAIENWQHDMNIGSIVRSANAFGAESVHIVGRRRWNKRGAMVTDRYQHVQHHETVADLARWAAAEDVPLLAIDNVPGCVPIETFALPERCVLLFGQEGPGLSEEAIAASVAVLEISQFGSTRSINASAAAAVAMHAWILQHVRF, via the coding sequence GTGGACGAGGCCGGACCCTCCGCCTCCCTCGAGGCGACGACGAACGGCGTCGGGCCGTGGGTCGGCCCGCACCCCGACGACGACCGGCTCGACCCCGAGCTGCTCGAGCACGGCGACTCGCGCAACGTGGTCGACCGCTTCCGCTACTGGCGGATGGAGGCGATCGTCGCCGAGCTCGACGCGACGCGGCACCCCTTCCACGTCGCCATCGAGAACTGGCAGCACGACATGAACATCGGCTCGATCGTGCGCAGCGCCAACGCCTTCGGCGCCGAGAGCGTGCACATCGTCGGGCGCCGCCGCTGGAACAAGCGCGGCGCGATGGTCACCGACCGCTACCAGCACGTGCAGCACCACGAGACGGTCGCGGACCTCGCCCGCTGGGCCGCCGCCGAGGACGTGCCGCTGCTCGCGATCGACAACGTGCCCGGCTGCGTGCCGATCGAGACGTTCGCGCTGCCGGAGCGCTGCGTGCTGCTCTTCGGGCAGGAGGGGCCGGGCCTCTCGGAGGAGGCGATCGCCGCCTCCGTCGCCGTGCTCGAGATCTCGCAGTTCGGCTCGACCCGCTCGATCAACGCCTCCGCCGCGGCGGCCGTCGCGATGCACGCCTGGATCCTCCAGCACGTGCGCTTCTGA
- a CDS encoding septum formation family protein yields MDDSSRGDAPDAAAAPPVAPSSTPARAHVNAAKRAPRASRKPRAEKPRAEKPRAEKPAKTPPAEPVPSLTSVGAPTPARLRSRRRLLIGLIAVGVVLLLGAILAIGIAVGANGDRDDQAAAPAPAATTAAPAQPSATASAAPTTAPTAAPPTVGPLPAGSYAWTALLGGECLQPFDTVWAETFTVVDCASAHTGEMVATGELTDATFPGQDALAVSVSSLCQAQGVVDVTGAEAYGDVQVSASFPVTQEQWDAGERSYYCFVDRAGGGDMLGSVDGTPSA; encoded by the coding sequence GTGGACGACTCGTCCCGCGGGGACGCGCCCGACGCTGCCGCCGCGCCGCCCGTCGCGCCGTCCAGCACCCCCGCCCGCGCGCACGTGAACGCCGCCAAGCGTGCGCCGCGCGCGTCCCGGAAGCCCCGCGCCGAGAAGCCCCGCGCGGAGAAGCCGCGGGCGGAGAAGCCCGCGAAGACCCCTCCGGCCGAGCCGGTCCCGTCTCTCACGAGCGTCGGTGCCCCGACGCCGGCTCGCCTCCGGAGCCGTCGCCGCCTGCTGATCGGCCTGATCGCCGTCGGCGTCGTGCTCCTGCTCGGCGCGATCCTCGCCATCGGGATCGCCGTGGGCGCGAACGGCGACCGCGACGACCAGGCCGCCGCGCCCGCGCCGGCCGCGACGACCGCCGCGCCGGCCCAGCCCAGCGCGACAGCCAGCGCGGCGCCCACCACCGCTCCCACCGCCGCTCCGCCCACCGTCGGCCCGCTGCCCGCCGGCAGCTACGCCTGGACGGCGCTGCTCGGCGGCGAGTGCCTGCAGCCGTTCGACACGGTCTGGGCCGAGACCTTCACGGTCGTCGACTGCGCCAGCGCCCACACCGGCGAGATGGTCGCCACGGGCGAGCTGACCGACGCGACGTTCCCCGGACAGGACGCCCTGGCCGTCTCGGTCTCCTCGCTCTGCCAGGCGCAGGGCGTCGTCGACGTCACGGGCGCGGAGGCGTACGGCGACGTGCAGGTGTCCGCCTCCTTCCCGGTGACGCAGGAGCAGTGGGACGCCGGCGAGCGCAGCTACTACTGCTTCGTCGACCGCGCCGGCGGCGGCGACATGCTCGGCTCGGTCGACGGCACCCCGTCGGCCTGA
- the pyrE gene encoding orotate phosphoribosyltransferase — MNDARQQLIEYIGSDAVFHGDFTLTSGKKASYYVDLRRVSLDHRVAPLIGDVMLDLIAPIERVDAVGGLTMGADPIASAILHRGVLRGVEYDAFVVRKAPKDHGRGRQVEGPDLAGKRVVVVEDTSTTGGSPLAAIEALLKVGAEIAGVAVVVDRATGAREIIEDAGYPYFAAIGLADLGLS, encoded by the coding sequence GTGAACGACGCACGCCAGCAGCTCATCGAGTACATCGGCTCCGACGCCGTCTTCCACGGGGACTTCACCCTGACGAGCGGCAAGAAGGCGAGCTACTACGTCGACCTGCGCCGCGTCAGCCTCGACCACCGGGTCGCGCCGCTCATCGGCGACGTGATGCTCGACCTCATCGCTCCGATCGAGCGGGTCGACGCCGTCGGCGGTCTCACGATGGGCGCCGACCCCATCGCCTCCGCGATCCTGCACCGCGGCGTCCTCCGCGGCGTCGAGTACGACGCCTTCGTCGTGCGCAAGGCGCCCAAGGACCACGGCCGCGGCCGCCAGGTCGAGGGCCCGGACCTCGCCGGCAAGCGCGTCGTCGTCGTCGAGGACACCTCCACCACCGGCGGCTCCCCGCTCGCCGCCATCGAGGCCCTGCTGAAGGTCGGCGCCGAGATCGCCGGAGTAGCGGTCGTCGTCGACCGCGCTACCGGAGCCCGCGAGATCATCGAGGACGCCGGCTACCCCTACTTCGCCGCGATCGGGCTGGCCGACCTCGGTCTGAGCTGA